From the genome of candidate division WOR-3 bacterium:
ACGTTGAATTCTTGCATATGGATCTTGAAAACATTACTGTATTCGGTGAAAATCATTTTGACTATTCAATTATGTGTCAGGTGATCCATGAACTAAGGCCAGATAAGCAGATGAATGTTCTCAATGAAATAAAACGAATTAGCAGAAAAACAATTATTCTCGATTCAAACACTCCTTTACCTAAGAATTTAGTCGGTTTTGTAATACGCATGATCGACGCGACTATTGGAAGAGATCATTATTATAATTTCAAATCATATATTTCCACAGACGGGATTATCGGAATTTTGGATAGAGCGGGACTTGCATCCCGAATCACCCAGAGAATAGTTTTTAAAAGCAATTGCCAGCAAATTGTCGTCTTGTCTTAACACAGAACGAACAACCGCAGACAAAGAAAGGACCGACGATTGATTCAGCCAATAACCTTTAAGGTATAATTAATGAACACTATTGCCATGGTCAACAAGCATATAAACAAAGCAATAGAGTAAAATTAATAATCAGGAGTTGAAATAATATGAAAAACAATATTTTTACGACGCTTTTATTCGTTGTTTTATTATCACAATTAAGCGGTTCTGATAGAATTGATTTGGAACATTCTCCTTCTGAAACGGAAATTTTCGCCGAAGGAATCGTGTCGACCAATT
Proteins encoded in this window:
- a CDS encoding class I SAM-dependent methyltransferase; this translates as MIIDKSLNHYGKIYHLFIDPLLNEARSNIVGLIPENSSVFDAGCGTGRLSLMLKKKKNCRVVGADLSLQMINFAKKLNVYSDVEFLHMDLENITVFGENHFDYSIMCQVIHELRPDKQMNVLNEIKRISRKTIILDSNTPLPKNLVGFVIRMIDATIGRDHYYNFKSYISTDGIIGILDRAGLASRITQRIVFKSNCQQIVVLS